GTTCGGCATTTTTAGTGTAAGTTCATAGCAGGTAAAAATCCCCGCTGGGCCTGCACCCACTACTATAACATCATATCTATTTTCCATTGTCCAAACCTCCAAGACGTATGTATTTACTTAACCCTTGGTAAATATATCAGAGATTATTCTCCCCGTCAATAATAAAAGCGAACTATAAATAAAAATAAATCACTATTGTTCGTGTTTAGCTTGTTTTTAGAAAATAACAAAAAAACTCAGGCTTTTCACCTGAGTCTTTTAGTGGTTAGCACCAGCTAGCGCCGATGATAATTAATAGAATAAACAACACCACGATTAATACGAAAGTGCCATATCCATAACCACATCCACCTACAACTGGTGCTGCATAACCAAATCCACAACAATCTTGACCACCAAATCCATGTCCATACATACCTATTCACTCCTTAAGGTTTTTTATCTGTTAACACTCTTACTTTATGTATTAGGTACTTGACCTGTCTGTGCATTCGCCTATATTATGAGAATCAATCATAAAATTGTAGGTGATAAAATGAAAACTCTCTTGAAGAGCTTTGTTAACGGTATTTTGACCATTGTTCCCATTATTCTTGTAATCTTTGTTATTTACAAAACGTTTCTGTTCCTCGATGGACTGCTCGGAAACACATTAAGACCTTATTTAAAGGATGATTATATTCCTGGGATTGGATTGCTGACGACGATTGTTTTAATTACGCTGTTAGGCTGGCTATCTACAAAGTTTGTTACCGGAAGCATTATCAGACTCATTGATAAATGGCTTGAAAAAATTCCTGTTGTAAAAACGATCTATTCTGTAATAAAAGATACGGTTCAATCCTTTTTGGGCGAGAAAAAGTCTTTTTCAAAAGTGGCGCTTGTTGTCATTCCTGGAACGGAAATGAGAAGTATGGGGTTTATTACTGCTGAACAGTTGGAGGATTTTTACAGTCCTCTTAAGGACCATGTAGCTGTTTATGTTCCACAAACCTTTCAAGTTGCCGGATTTACTTTCTTAATACCAAAGGAGCAAGTCGAAATTATCGATGTTAAACCTGAGGATGCAATGAAATTTATTCTTTCAGGTGGAATGACCTCCACTTCTAAAGCAAAAGGAAAATAAGAAAAGCCGCGAATCGCGGCCTTTTTAATTCTCGTCAAATAGCTTCTTATAAGCTCCGTATCCTTGCTCATCTAATTCCTCTTTGGGAATAAAACGTAAGGCTGCAGAATTAATGCAGTAGCGCAATCCATTTGGTCCTGGTCCGTCATCGAAGACATGACCTAAATGGGAATCTGCGGATTTGCTTCTAACTTCTGTCCTTATCATAAAATGGCTGTTATCCTCTTTTTCGATTACTTCTTCCTCAACAATTGGCTTGGTAAAACTCGGCCATCCGCACCCTGCATCGTATTTATCAAGTGAGCTAAATAGCGGCTTTCCAGAAACGAGATCTACATAAATTCCATCTCTCGTTTCATTCCAATATTCGTTTCGAAAAGGAGGCTCAGTTCCGTTATTTTGCGTTACCTCATACTGAATCGGTGATAATACTTTCTTTAACTGTTCTTTATTTTTCACTTTTCTCCCTCCAATGTGCCTGGATAAATCCAGCTCTCCCTGATCCTACATGATAACTTTCATAATGAGCTTTATTTTTCTTATAGTAATGCTGATGGTACTCTTCTGCTGGATAGAAGGTTTTTGCTGGTAAAATCGGCGTTACTACAGGTTTTGTGAAGCGTCCGCTATCCTGTAAAACTTGCTTTGACTGTTCAGCAAGATCTTTTTGTTTTTCATTATGATAAAAAATCGCTGTTTGATAAGACTGACCCCTGTCGTAAAATTGACCGCCAGGATCAGTCGGGTCGATTTGCTGCCAATATAATTCAAGCAGTCTTTCATATGGAAAAATTTCTGGATTAAATGTAATTTGAACAGCTTCATAATGCCCTGTTGACTCCGAACAAACCTGTTGATATGTAGGGTTCTCGACGTGTCCGCCGGTATATCCAGAGATAACACTAATAATTCCCGGCTGCTCATCAAATGGCTTCACCATACACCAAAAACAGCCGCCCGCGAACGTAGCCTGTTGTTTACTTTCTTCCATGATACCCACCCCTTTGGAATTTATTTGCCTTGATAATGAGTATACCGAAACTCTTTGTAGAAATACAATTTGCTGATTAAATCAAAAGAAAATTTCCTTATTTTAATAAAATCCTAACAACACGCACAAAAGCCGAACCAATCTCCAGGTTCGGCCGCAATCTTCTACTTAATTTTCTTTTTTTGTCGCGTTTGTTTTGTGATGTTCTTCCACTTTTTCTGTTCTTCTGTTTGCGCCCGTTTGTCGGCTTTTCTTTGGATATAGGCGAGTTCTTTTTGCAGCTTGTTGTAGCTGGTTAAGCGTCCTGAATCCATCGTTCCTTCTTCAATGGCCTCCAAAACCGCACAGCCCGGCTCATCCTTATGCTTACAATCCCTGAATCGGCACATTTCACCTAACTCATCAATATCAGAGAACGTTTCAGTTAAACCATCTGCACTTTCCCAAAGCTGTATTTCTCGCATTCCTGGAGTGTCGATCAAGACACTGCCATTTGGCAATAATACCATTTCGCGGTGCGTGGTGGTGTGGCGGCCCTTGTCATCCCCTTCACGAATCTCCTTGACTGCCTGCTTATCAGATCCCAATAACAAATTTGTTAAGGTTGACTTTCCTACCCCCGATGAACCCAATAATGCAATGGTTTTTCCAGGCTGTAAGTAAGGTTCAAGCTCTTCAATTCCACTCTTCATTTCAGCACTAATTGCTATCACTGGTACTCCGCCAAAAGCGATGGCTTCAACTTCTGCAAGCTTCTCTTCAATATTTTCACATAAGTCTGCCTTACTTAAGACTATAACTGGATTTGCACCGCTTTCCCATGTGAGCAGCAGATAGCGTTCAATTCTTCTTAAGTTAAGGTCGTCATTCAGTGAGTTTACAAGAAAAACCGTATCCACATTCGCCGCAACAATTTGTTCTTCAGCCGTTCTCCCTGCCGATTTACGAGAAAACTTGCTGAACCGCGGCATTACCGAATAAATTGTACCTTTACCTTCTTCCACCCGGGGCTTCAGCATGACCCAATCCCCGACCGCAGGATAATCGTCACGATTGATCGCTTCAAAGTTAAATTTTCCAGAAACCTCGCAAAGTAGTTCTCCATGCTCCGTCCATACACGATACATATGCTTATGTTCTAGAGCCACACGACCAATAATCATCTCTTCACTATGTTTTTGCGCTAAAAAATCGTTATTTATTTTTTCAGTTAATCCAATATTGGTTAAATTCATCCATATTCCTCCAAAAATTCGCATAATAAAAAACCATAGGCAACACAGCCCATGGTTTTATTCGCAAAAGGAATAATGGGTATAGATTCCCCTACCTGGTGAATCTGCGGGCTGTGCAAAGGATATTGAAACTAACGGCAATTAACGTATTTTCATTTAACATTACACTTCACCCGCCTTCCGACTTATTTGTAATAAGTATATGTTAACTTTATCCATTTGTAAACAAAAAATCAGAATATAGACACCCACCTAAACATGCTTGAATAAATTAATTTGTAAAGAACGAAAGAAAGGAGCGAAGGGTATGTCTGGAAATAGAAATCATTCTGATTATCTTCAACGAGCTGCAATGTATGATCTGTTGGCTCACAATTATAAATACTCTAATCCAAACCTACACATGCAATACTATTTGAAACACCTAAAATATATGAATAAAGCGATGACGGAACGTAATATACAACAATCTCAAACTGAAGGCAGGGTCCGGTTCCTTCATACTTCACCTGATGCCCCCGAGGTTGACATTTATATCAATGGTCAAATGAAAGTGAAACGCCTTCCTTTTAGAGTGGCTAGCAATTATCTGCCATTGAAGCCTGGAAAGTATCATATTGATATTTACCCAACCGGAAACTCGGTAGATAGTATACTCAATAAAAAGATTACCGTTGAACCTGATAAATCGTATACGCTGGCAATCATCGACCCGGTTAAAAAAATGCGCCTGCTTCCATACCTAAATCAACCGCAAGTGCCAATGAATGAATCAAAAATACGTTTTCTGCATTTGTCACCGGATACAGGAGCTTTAGATATTGCTGTTAAAGACCGGGATGTAGTCTTTCCGAATATCTCATACAAACAGACTACAGACTATCTAGGTATTATGCCGATGACTGTGGATTTAGAGGTTCGAGAGGCTGGAACGAAAAACATCGTCCTGCCAATGCCAAAAGCACAGTTTCGTCCAAATGAAACCTATACCATTGTATTAATTGGTCTTTCAAACGAAGAGCCTAAATTACAAGCGATGATTTTGAAGGATTAAAAAATAAGGTGTCTCACGTATGTGAGCCACCTTATTCAACGGGTACAACTATGGTAAAAGCAATATCATCTTTTACTAGATCAAACTTATTTGCCTTTATTTTTACATCGCTCTTTAACTTTAATTGCTGCATGTGTACATGAATCATTTTATCATTTGGCTGAATTTCGACCCCTTTAGGGAGCTTATAATTGTCTTTTATAAATTTCAGCACATAGGATACAGGCAACGGCAGGCTGCCAACCGAAATCGACCTCTGCTTTAGGACTAAATCGCCATTATCTAATGCCTGAGGAACGAAGGTAAGTTTTAAATCTACTTCTTGACTAAAGAATTTTAATGTCCCGTATAATTCGACTTCATCCTGGAGCTGGACACTATAATCTATCGGTGAATCCGCCGCTTCCTTTTTAATATACTGATTTATTAATACATTTAAATCAGCCTTATTTGATTTGACTTGGAAAGAAACACTCTTGTCGTCTGGAATATTTTGAAGTTTTACTTTCTCATCGGCTGGAACCAATATTAATGATAAAAGAATTATACCAATAAAAAGATTTAACCCTAATATAAGAAAGAATCCCGTTTTCCATTTATTTTTCATAGAAAGCTAATTCTCCTCTTTACTGACCATATACGCCTTTTTTACGAGATCAGGTAATGTCCGTTCTTCTAAGGTTTCATTTAACCTCTCGGCAATCAATTCATACCCTTTATTATTCGGATGAAAGTTATCTGTATGCAATAGACTCTCTGTTGGGTTCTGAAATAAATCCTCGATTCCTACAAAATAAGCATTTTGATAATTAGAAACGACACTTTGGCTGGCAACATTCCAATCTGAAACAATCTGGTCGAGCTCTTTTATTTCAGAAAACCATTGTGAAAATGGATTATATACCCCAACTAAAACAATATAGGCATCGGGATTTCCTCGTATTATCGTATTCATGATTTGGTATAGATTATTAATATATACTTCTTTTTCCTTATCAAAAACGGATAGCTGAAGATTTGAGATATTATCCTTTACTACCTTCATAATGTCATTGCCGCCAATGGTCAATATCACTAAATCAGCAGTAGAAAGTTTATTTGTTATCTCATCTGTTTGCAGCCTTTTTAATAATTGCGAGGTACGATTACCTTTTACACCGAAGTTATAAAAATCAACTTCCTTAATCCCCTTTTCTTCCTCGAGCAAAGTTCTTAAGTAAGGCAGGTATCCTCCAGTTTTTGTAGTATCGCCAATACCCTCTGTTAAGGAATCACCAGCAGAAATAATGCTTATCTCCTTTGGGACAAAATCTGCAGGAACCTCTTCATAAACAACAGCCGAAGCACTCCGTTCTTTATGCAATTCCCAGCGATCGGATTGACTGCAAGAAATTAAGAAAAAAGTCGAAAGAAGGAGAAGGGTGAGAACTTTTTTCATTTTCTTCACCACCTCTTACTAATGATATTATAACATGATGAAAATAATTCAAAACATGCTAGTACTATATCCTATTCTTTTCCAAAAAAATAGACCTCTTAAAAAGGTCTATTGCAACGCTTTTATATCACTAATCATTTCATCATATGGCACTTCTTGATACCCATCGTAAATTTTCTTAACCTTTTCATCTGGTCCTACTAAGAAAAAGTATGTCTGGTGAATAACCTGGTCACCTTCCTGTGGTTTTTTCACTAAAGTTTTGAATGTTTCTCTCGCATAGGTCTCAATAAATTCTTGTGAATAGCCTGTTAAAAACGTCCAATTATCATCCTTCAGCCCGAAGTTCTGCGCATACTCTGTTAGTTTTTCGGGTGTATCAACAGTAGGGTCGACACTAAATGAAACAAACTCAACATTTTCCAACTTTTCATCTTCGACCATCTTTTGCAGCTTGGTCATATTAGCCGTCATTGGCGGACATACATCTGCACAATTGGTGAAAATAAAGTCTGCCACCCATATCTTTCCGTCCAAATTCTTTTTTTCAAAAGCTTTATTCTCGTGTGTCACAGCCGTAAAATCTTTCACCGGATAATCCAATGGATTCTGAATCCCTTTTTGACCACATGCAGAAAGCAGCAGTGCACCAATTATTAATAAAAAAATGTATAAACGATGCTTCATATAAAATCCCCCGTAACCTTTATTCTTTATGTGATTAGTTTAACAAAGATTCGGGCAAGAGGAAAGAAAAGCGTTTGTTAGTCAATAACCCCTGTTTTTACAATGGTATTATCTACGCGCACCTCAAATTTCACATCCTTATACAGCTCTTTCCATTCCTGTTTAGATAGTGGTTTCTTTCGTGAATTAGCCATATATTCATTCCCTATTCCCACAGGGTCAACATGTTTCTTTTTGAAATATTCAAGCAGCTGTTTGATTTGCTTTTCCATTTCTTTGTTTACTTTTTTTTCAATAAACTTGATGTTCTTAGTAGTGGTTAAATCTAGTGGCTCTGTTGCTTCAAGTAACCGAGAATCTAATGTAACATCCACTCTAAAAAGAAGTTTTTCTTTGTCAATCATTTTAATTTTCGATTGGCTACGAATATTATCAATACTGATAAATAACTTATCGAATACTTCCCTATTTTTTCGGCCTTGAGTCTTAATAATTTTTTCAAAAAGTGAACGTTTAAATCCCAGCTCATGAGTCCCAGATTTATATTTATCATTAAGTATTTTCGCATAAAAGAGCTTGTCACTTGGCAATTCAGCTACCATACGATCGTCTTTAAAGAGAGCAATTCCATATATGGTTACGCCATCACCTTTAAGTTTTAATATTGGCAGTACGGGATCCTTCCCATGGTCCTGTAAATTATGATTAAATTCATGCAGAGTAGGCGAAGTAAGCTGTTCACTTTCAACATTTTGTTTGATTAAATTATATAAATAAGTCCCTAGGTTAACCTTAAGTTTACTCTCATCTATATTCACAATCGAAAATGCATCTTCGTCTGCAACTGTTAAATAAACCATATTCCCAATAGTAGGGTCACGATTTAGGGCATCAACGAGCTGTGAAAGTCCCCTTTTTGCTAGCTCTTTACTATAAATCACACAACGAAGCTGCCCAGTGACGAGCTTTTGGTCGATTTCAAGATTCTGCTCTTGTCTTAATGCCTTGCTTGTATGTGATTTAACGGTGATGACCTTTGTCAAATTTTCAGCTAGCGGATCAAACTTATGAACTACCACTGTTCCTTTAATTTCATTTTCTTTTTCTAAATCATAACCCTGAGCTGTTATTAGTCCCAATTTTTCCAATTGCTTTGTTTCTACACAACTACACAAGGTCAATATACATGCAATATTCACCATGATTATTCTCCATTTATGACGTCTTTGCATGACTATTTCTCCTCTTAGACCACCATTTTTTCACTAGGACAATAATAGATAGAACAACTGGATAGCATATCACAGTATAGAACCCTGTTTTTGCGACCAAATCTGTTACCATATTCATTTGATATCTTGCTTGGAAGAAGAAGGTTGCCCCAAAAGCTAGGATTGCAATAACCCATACTCCCGTTTTCTGCTTTCGCTTTAGAACTCTCGCAAACCCTTTTGATGCTGCCCACAAATAGATACACATATTAGGTAAAATAATTAACATCCAAAAAGATACAGCGATAAATTCAAATCGCTCTAGATTGGGAAGACGGACAATTTTAAACATGGATAGTACGGGCCAAATCGTGGCTTTTAAGCTATCTCCGGCAAAAAATACAATCGAAATAAGTGTCACAGAAGCAAAGAGGATGGTGGTAAAAATATTGGCAATTTGAACATACTTCATGCTTTTTTTCTTTTCCTTAATATAGGGATAGAGAAACATGATCAATTCAAAACCCATCATGGAAAGGGTGGTACTTTTCACTCCTTTAAGGATTGCCCCAAAGCCAACATTCATAATGGGAAACAAATGATTGAAATCAGCATACCGTAACGGAACAAATGCAACCAAAAGGATCCACATTGTCCCAACTACGGATAGAAACGCAACTCCGACAATAATTCTTACTCCACCATATACAGCATACACAGTTAACAAGATGAGAACGAGAGCAAGCTGCCAGGTTGCTAAGTTAGGAAAAATCCATACTTGCACAATTTCGATATAATTCATAAAAATAATAAAAAAACTACTAATCATGTAAAGCATGTAAATGATGCTAAGTGAATTCCCTACCCATTTTCCAAATACATCAAAATGGATACCATACAAATCAGCACTATCGTATTGCTTGAGCATCATAATCATAAACCATAGAACAACAGAAGTAAGCGCTCCCGCTACTAATACGGAAATCCATGCGTCATGTTGTGCGCTTAAATATACGATTCTCGGTAGTCCTACAATTCCTACACCAGTCTGCACACCATGTATGACAAAAAATAAAAGATAAGCGCTAAAAAGTATTCCTTCCTTTGGATGTAAATTCACATTCATTTTTAACCGCTCCTATTCATCTACATCCTTTTTCTGCTTTGCTTTTTTTGCTGAATATCTCTCTTTATCATCAGGTTGGTTTGTTACAGGACGGTAGGAAAGAAATTGACTCGGGAATCGAAATATACTATACCCCAAATCCTTCAAGTTCAAAGGATAGACTGGTGCAAGATAGGGCCTGCCTAATGTGTCCAATTTCAAAAGATGAATGATGAAAAAGCAAAATGCGACCATAATCCCAATCCCCCCCCAAAAGCCAGCCAATAAAATGATGGGAAAGCGAATAATCCTGATGGCTGTACCCATCAAATAACTAGGAGTCGTAAATGAGCCAAGGGCACTTAAGGCAATAATAATGATCAAAATATTACTTGTAAATCCTGCTTCTACTGCCGCTTGTCCGATAACGATACCGCCTACGATACCCATCGTCTGACCAACCTTTGTTGGCAGCCTGGCTCCAGCCTCTCGTAATAATTCAATAACAAATTCAAGCAGAAAGGCTTCAAAGACGGGTGGAAAAGGTACATTCGACCTTGATTGGCCTAATGACACAAGTAATGGTGATGGAATGACTTCATAATGATACGTCAGAACAGCTACATAGGCTGGTGTCAAAAGGACGGATAAAAAGGTGGCTGTTAAGCGCAGAATCCGTAAGAATAGTCCCATATTCCAACGCATATAGACATCTTCAGTTGACTCAAAAAAGGTGAAAAAGGGTGTTGGACCATAAATGGCATCAGGACTACGATCCATTAAGACAGCAACTCTTCCAGACATTAACGCAAGTGTTATCCGGTCTGGAAGCTCGGTTGTCATCAATTGCGGGAAAATAGACCAACTGTCTCCTTCAATCAACTGACCCAGCACTGTGGTCCCTTGCACATGATCAATTTCTAGTTGACTCACTCTTTGCCTGAATGTGTTAATATTTTCTTCTTCTGCAATGCCCTTTATATAAACGAGTTTAGCACTCGTTTTTGACCTGGTTCCAATCGACAAATCTTCCATACATAAATTAGGATCTTTTATATTGTTCCTTATTATGTTGACATTACCGATGAGTGATTCGGTAAAAGCAATTTTCGGACCAAAGACAAGTGATTCCGTTTCTGCATGTGATAAACTTCTTTCGACTGTATTACTCAAATTGGCTAGCAAACCGAATGGTTCGCCTTCCGAATAAATGTACGTTTTCCCTTCGATTAAGGCCTTAACAATTTCATTTAATTGATTAGCCCCTGATAAATCTGTTATCGGAAGTATTTGTGCGAGCTCTTCAACACTCCAGCCTGATTCTGTACTCTCTTGAATTGGCTTTAGAATGTAATCATCCACACCGGTTTTATCGATCAAGCTGCTCACAAAACAAATTACTATTTTTTTATCTTTTCTTTTTAACGTTCGAAACAATAAGTCTGAACAAGCTACAAGCTCTTTTTTCAATTGTTCCTTTAATTCATCAATTATTAAGCTATGTGCCTTTTCGCCTTCGGGCGTTTTTTTACCGGACATCCATTTAAACATTGGCAGCACCTTTGAAAAATCAATTTTTTATAGCTTTACCAAATATTCTAATTTTACCCAAAATCAACTCTGCAAAGATGAGGCAATAGACTTAATGCAATAAGGTTTATTGAGGAAAGAAGTTATGGTATAATGAATGAGTATTCATTCAATAAAACGAAATATTTCGATAAATGATATAGAGGTGTGAAATGATGAGGCGAATTGGTCCAATAATGATTATTGAAGGAGCTAATAATAGTAAAGTTCCGTTTTCAAGAAGCTTGTATATTGATAGTAAAGATAAGGTCCTTATTGATACTGGTGCAGACCCAGCGGAGCTCCGTGCTTTAGATGAAGAATATGGAGTGGAATTGGTTGTGAACACACATTACCATCCTGATCATACTTTGCATAACCATTTGTTTCGGGATACAGAAAAATGGATAAATCCACTGGAGTTTGAAACCATTCAGTCAATCGAAGGAATAGCAAAAGGGAACGGAGTCTACCAGGAATGGGGTCCTGAAGGTGTAGAAGCATTGCGAAAGCACATGCCAAAGGAATGGGTTCAAAACCTCGGAGAAATTTCCGGAACGTATCAATACGATGTAGAATACAGCTTTAGTGGTGTGAAGGTAAACTTTCTACATACACCCGGCCACACAAAAGGATATACCTCTCCCTATTTTTCGGAGTTAGGAGTCGTCTATGTCGGTGATTTTGATATGACCTCTTTCGGACCATGGTACTTTGGAACGGATGGGGATATTGATGAATTTATCGCATCTAGTAAAGTACTGATAGAGTTGGATGCAGAAACCTACATTACCGGCCATCAAAAAGGCGTGTTCGGGAGACAGGAATTTATAGAAGCTATGGACAAATATATTGGGATAATTGATCAACGTGACGAATTGATTGAAAAGTATGTGCGTCAGGGATTGAATTTCGAAGAGTTAACCAATATCGGTATCTTCTATCCGAAAAAAATGCTGGATGTGCTGATTCTAAAGACGTGGGAACGGAGCGGGATTCGTAAGCATTTGCAGCGACTTGGGTTTTCAGTTCATGGATCTGAGATACAATTGGTCAACAAATAAGGATGGTGCGACTGCACCATCCTTATTTTATTCAAAGTAATACATGATAGCAATTGTACCTGGTCCTGTATGGGTACTGATTGTTGGACCGGTGTGATCGACAGAAATATCGGTGTAGCCTGTTAATTCAATGATAGAGTCTTTTAATTTTGTAGCCAACTCGAGTGCTTCTGCATGAACAATGCCCACACGTTTGACAGTCTTTCCTTTTACATCCTCTACAAATTGTTTGGTGAGCCATTTAACCACTTGAGAATGGCTGCGGACCTTTGCAACTGGATTGTATTCTGCACCTTCTAATGAAGCAATCGGCTTAATATTAAGTAAGGAACCAATAAATGCCTTCCCTTTCCCAATCCGTCCACCTTTCACCATGTTTTCTAATGTATCTATCATAATATATAGCTTCGAGTTTTGGCGGATAGAATCGAGACGGTTGAGGATCTCCTCTAGACTTTTACCCTGCTTTGCCATTTCAGCACCTTCTCGAACCTGAAACTGGAGGGCAATCGATATAAACTCAGAGTCAACCACAGTTACCTTGGTCTTCGTCATTTGCGCAGCACTTTCAGCAGAGCGAACCGTCCCGCTCATTTTACCTGTCATATGTATAGAAATCACCTCATAGCCTTCTTCCCCTAGTCGGTCATACACTTCAAGGAAGGTTCCAGCGGAAGGCTGCGAACTTTTCGGTAAATCCTTTAAGCCCTTCATCGTTTCCATAAATTCAGCAGGTTGAATTTCTACACGGTCTAAATAGGTTTCACCATTTATCGTTACGGATAGTGGCACAACCACTACACCTAGTTGTTCAGCCTGTTCTATTGTCATATCCATCGTTGAATCCGTGACAATCTTAATCTTGCTCATTTACTCACATCCTAAGGAATTCTCCATTGTATTATACCTGTTCCCTTTTCT
This Neobacillus sp. YX16 DNA region includes the following protein-coding sequences:
- a CDS encoding spore germination protein, producing MFKWMSGKKTPEGEKAHSLIIDELKEQLKKELVACSDLLFRTLKRKDKKIVICFVSSLIDKTGVDDYILKPIQESTESGWSVEELAQILPITDLSGANQLNEIVKALIEGKTYIYSEGEPFGLLANLSNTVERSLSHAETESLVFGPKIAFTESLIGNVNIIRNNIKDPNLCMEDLSIGTRSKTSAKLVYIKGIAEEENINTFRQRVSQLEIDHVQGTTVLGQLIEGDSWSIFPQLMTTELPDRITLALMSGRVAVLMDRSPDAIYGPTPFFTFFESTEDVYMRWNMGLFLRILRLTATFLSVLLTPAYVAVLTYHYEVIPSPLLVSLGQSRSNVPFPPVFEAFLLEFVIELLREAGARLPTKVGQTMGIVGGIVIGQAAVEAGFTSNILIIIIALSALGSFTTPSYLMGTAIRIIRFPIILLAGFWGGIGIMVAFCFFIIHLLKLDTLGRPYLAPVYPLNLKDLGYSIFRFPSQFLSYRPVTNQPDDKERYSAKKAKQKKDVDE
- a CDS encoding DegV family protein, with product MSKIKIVTDSTMDMTIEQAEQLGVVVVPLSVTINGETYLDRVEIQPAEFMETMKGLKDLPKSSQPSAGTFLEVYDRLGEEGYEVISIHMTGKMSGTVRSAESAAQMTKTKVTVVDSEFISIALQFQVREGAEMAKQGKSLEEILNRLDSIRQNSKLYIMIDTLENMVKGGRIGKGKAFIGSLLNIKPIASLEGAEYNPVAKVRSHSQVVKWLTKQFVEDVKGKTVKRVGIVHAEALELATKLKDSIIELTGYTDISVDHTGPTISTHTGPGTIAIMYYFE
- a CDS encoding MBL fold metallo-hydrolase produces the protein MMRRIGPIMIIEGANNSKVPFSRSLYIDSKDKVLIDTGADPAELRALDEEYGVELVVNTHYHPDHTLHNHLFRDTEKWINPLEFETIQSIEGIAKGNGVYQEWGPEGVEALRKHMPKEWVQNLGEISGTYQYDVEYSFSGVKVNFLHTPGHTKGYTSPYFSELGVVYVGDFDMTSFGPWYFGTDGDIDEFIASSKVLIELDAETYITGHQKGVFGRQEFIEAMDKYIGIIDQRDELIEKYVRQGLNFEELTNIGIFYPKKMLDVLILKTWERSGIRKHLQRLGFSVHGSEIQLVNK